The DNA window aaattttagtttttcttcttcttgggagCCAATTTAGCCTTCACGTATTCAATATCTTTATTAGTCACCTGAAAAGCCTTAGCCAACACGCTATCGGGAACCGTCGGTGTGGAAGTAAACAACGCGGCGGCGATACCCTGAGTTCCGGCCAGCTGGCTGTTGAACGCTGCAACAACCGCCGCCGGATATTTCCCATTGTTCTGCTGGAAATGGACCAACGCTTTAGGAAAAACAAAGACTTCTCCCTTCTTGATCTTCTTTGATATCAACACATTGGCGGTGGTAATGAATCCGACGTCGAGTTCACCTTCGAGGACGTAGACAATCTCGGTGGCGCGTGGATGCGTGTGTGGAGGGTTGAGACCCCCGGGAGCGTAGTCAATGCGAG is part of the Mercurialis annua linkage group LG3, ddMerAnnu1.2, whole genome shotgun sequence genome and encodes:
- the LOC126671910 gene encoding germin-like protein subfamily 2 member 1, whose product is MATPLVTFFALTFGVLLSTVVADPDSLQDVCVADLTSGTKINGFVCKDKATPEDFFTAAISKPGATNNTLGALVTAANVMQIPGLNTLGVSMARIDYAPGGLNPPHTHPRATEIVYVLEGELDVGFITTANVLISKKIKKGEVFVFPKALVHFQQNNGKYPAAVVAAFNSQLAGTQGIAAALFTSTPTVPDSVLAKAFQVTNKDIEYVKAKLAPKKKKN